The Winslowiella toletana region AAACCAGCAGTGGACCGTTATCCGCCAGTACCAGCTCAACATGACCAAGACGTCGCACCGCCTGTAAACTGCTAAGACACTGATGCAACGGCTGAATTAATGCATTAAGTTCGGGCTTCAAAATGGGGCACTGGGTGATATTAACCAGATCGTTTGATGCCGCTTTACGAAAACCCATCTGCAAACTCTGACTTTTCGGCTGATAATTAAGCCCAAGCCGTGCACGACGGCGATAGCCGTAAGCACTGCCGCCGATGATTTCATCCACTGCGACCGGCTGAGCGGATTCACGCGACAGCATGCGTGCCAGCGCACGGGCTTTACTCTGTTGCTGCAACGGCAGCGCGGCATGTTGCTGCTGACAACCTCCACATTGGGTAAAATGCGGGCAGAGCGGCTTAACCCGCTGCTCACTGGCGGTTAAAATGCGCCTGGCTTTGCCACGGGAAAACTGGCGTTTATCTTCGGTGATATCGACCTCGACCTGCTCTCCGGGCAGTGCGCCGCTGATAAACAGCGCCTTGCCATTATGGCGAGCCACGCCTTGTCCGAAGGGATCAAGTTCATCAACGGTGACAGTAATTATCTGGCGGGTCGTCACGCGCCGTTTTGCAGAGTAGAATTGCGCCATTATAAAATTAAGTCTCTGAATTCGTAGATACGGTGAGCTGGCGGAACAGTGATGTTCGCGATGAAAGCCCGGACGTAGATAATTCTATTGTCGCATATTGGAAATCCATGACCAAATACAGCCTGCGGGCAAGAATGATGATTTTAATACTGGCACCGACCTTAATGATCGGGCTGCTGCTCAGTACCTTTTTTGTCGTTCACCGCTATAACGAATTGCAGCGCCAGCTGGTGGATGCAGGTGCCAATATTATTGAACCGCTGGCGGTCGCCAGTGAATATGGCATGACGTTTCACAGTCGCGAATCGGTGCGTCAGTTAGTCAGCCTGCTGCATCGCCGCCACTCGGATATCGTGCGCGCCATAACCGTGTTTAATGATAAAAATCAGCTGTTCGTCACCTCGAATTATCAGCTTAATCCCGATCTGTTGCGCATTCCCGACAATCAGCAGCTTCCTACCTCAATCTCAATAGAGCGACGCGGCAACGCAATGATCCTGCGCACGCCGATTGTCTCGGAAAGTTATTATCCCGATGAATCACCAGGGCACGATGCTAAACCGACCGGTAATCCACTCGGCTATGTCGCCATTGAACTGGATCTGCAATCGGTGCGTTTACAGCAGTACAAAGAGGTATTTATCTCTACCCTGCTGCTGCTGTTCTGCCTGTGTATCGCCATGCTGTTTGCCTACCGTTTGATGCGCGACGTGACCGGGCCGATTCGCAATATGGTCAGTACCGTAGACCGCATCCGACGTGGCCAGCTCGACAGCCGGGTCGAGGGCTATATGCTTGGCGAGCTGGACGTGCTGAAAAACGGTATCAACTCGATGGCAATGTCGCTGACCGCCTATCACGAAGAGATGCAGCAAAATATCGATCAGGCCACCTCCGATCTGCGTGAAACGCTGGAACAGATGGAGATTCAGAACGTAGAGCTCGACCTGGCGAAGAAGCGCGCTCAGGAAGCGGCGCGTATTAAATCTGAATTCCTCGCCAATATGTCGCATGAATTGCGTACTCCGCTCAACGGAGTCATTGGTTTTACCCGCCAGACGCTGAAAACGCCGCTTAACGTCACCCAGCGTGACTATATGCATACCATTGAGCGCTCGGCCAATAACCTGCTCAGCATTATTAACGACGTTCTCGACTTTTCGAAGCTGGAAGCTGGCAAACTGGTGCTGGAAACCATTCCATTCCCGCTGCGCGCCACGCTGGATGAAACCGTAGTGCTGCTGGCTCAGGCCGCTCATGAGAAAGGTCTGGAGCTGACCATCAATATTCAGGGCGACGTGCCGGATAACGTCATTGGCGATCCGCTACGCCTGCAGCAAATTGTCACCAACCTGCTGGGGAATGCGATTAAGTTTACCGAACGCGGCAACATCGATATCCGCATTGAAAAACGATCGCAGGGCAATAATAAGATCGAACTGGAAGTTCAGGTGCATGATACCGGCATTGGCATTTCGGAAAAGCAGCAGTCGCAGCTGTTCCAGGCATTTCGTCAGGCTGATGCCAGTATCTCCCGCCGCCACGGCGGTACCGGATTAGGGCTGGTGATTACGCAAAAGCTGGTCAATGAAATGGGTGGTGATATCTCTTTTCACAGCAGGCTGAATCACGGTTCAACCTTCTGGTTTCATGTCAATCTGGAACTTAATCCGAACGCTGCCAGCGATCCACGCGCGCTTGACTGCCTGCAAGGTAAGCGCATGGCTTATGTTGAAGCCAACCCGGCGGCAGCACAGGCTACGCTGGATATTCTCAGCGCGACCCCAATGTGCGTCAGCTACAGCACCTCGATTAACGGCTTGTCGGAAAGCCATTACGATGTGCTGCTGATGGGAATTCCGGTAATGCAAAGCCAGAATACGGAGATTTCGGATGAACTGCTGGATTCATTACTGGAGCGCACCGATTGCCTGATTCTGGCGCTGCCGTGCCAGATGCAGATTTATGCTGAAGAGCTAAAAGCGCGTGGTGTTGATGGCTGCATGATTAAGCCAGTGTCAATGACGCGCCTGATCCCGCTGTTTCTCGATCTACTGGCGCGTAAACTCTACGATCTGCCGGTACGCAGCCGCCTGCCACTGACGGTAATGGCAGTGGATGATAATCCGGCCAACCTGAAACTGATCGGCGCCTTACTCGAAGAGCAGGTTGACCATATCGTGTTATGTGACAGCGGTGAGAAGTCGATTAAGCAGGCGCGCGCGCAGAAGCTGGATATTATTCTGATGGATATTCAGATGCCGGAAATCGACGGCATTCGCGCCAGTGAAATCATTCGTGAGCTGCCACAGCACGTTAATACTCCGATTGTTGCCGTTACCGCTCATGCCATTGATGGCGAACGCGAGCGGCTGATTAAAGCGGGCATGAATGATTATCTGGCTAAACCGATTGATGAGGTAAAACTCAGCCATCTGCTGGCGCGTTATTCTCCGGGTGTGCAACGCGACATGCCACTGCTGCCGCAGGTTTCTCCTTCTCTCGACTGGCAACTGGCGCTGCGACAGGCGGCCAACAAAACCGATCTGGCGCGCGATCTGTTGCAAATGCTGGTCGATTTTCTGCCGGAAGTACGAGAAAAAGTTGAGCAAAATCTGCGTGATAATAACACCATCGGCCTGCGTGACATGATTCACAAGCTGCACGGCAGCGCCAGTTACAGCGGCGTGCCCCGACTGAAGCAATTGTGTCAGCAGCTTGAGCATCATCTACGGTTGGATGCCGACCTCATAACCATCGAGCCAGAACTGCTGGAGTTACTGGATGAGATGGAAAATGTGGTTGGATTGGCGAAAGAAGTGTTGAGTCGGCTGTTGCCGCAAGCCTGACCGCAGAGTGGGAGCCGATAACGGCTCCCCTACGCCACCCACCGCGGCGGGTGTTAATTGCCTGTCGCGCGCCCAATCGCGATACTCGCGGCAATATTACGCGCGGTCATCCGCACATTCTCTGCAGCGTTATCCAGCGCCTCTTCCAGCGTACAAATACTGTAGATCACACTGAAAACCGCATCCAGACCATGCTGGTGTACTATTCCGACATCTTCGGTCAGGCTACCGGCAATACCAATAACCGGCTTGTTATAGCGCTTCGCCACTTTTGCCACGCCGATCGGCACCTTACCGTGAATGGTCTGACTGTCGATACGCCCCTCGCCGGTAATCACCAGCGTGGCGTCCTGCACCAGTGCGTCCAGCCCCAATGCCTCGGTAACTATCTCAATGCCGCGGCGCAGTTCCGCATGGCAAAAAGCCTGTAGCGCGGCGCCCATACCACCGGCAGCACCACCGCCCGGCACATGCAGCACATCGATATCCAGATCGCGCTGAATAATTTTCGCATAGTGTTCCAGTGCCCGATCCAGCTGTGCCACCAGCTGCGGCGTCGCCCCCTTCTGCGGGCCGAAAACTGCCGATGCGCCTTCATCACCGGTCAGGGGATTGGTCACGTCACAGGCGACTTCAAACCGGCAATCACGGATGCGCTTATCCAGCTGGCTGATATCAATGCTGTCCAGCTGAGTAAGCTCACCACCGCCATAACCAATTTGCTGACCCTGCTTATCCAGCAGCCGTGCGCCAAGCGCCTGCACCATCCCTGCGCCGCCATCATTAGTCGCACTGCCGCCGATGCCAATTATAAAATGCTGCACGCCGTTATCCAGCGCATTGCGGATCAATTCACCGGTTCCCCATGAGGTGGTAATTAACGGATCGCGCTGCGCCGCCGGTACCAACTCTAAGCCGCTGGCGGCGGCCATTTCGATAAAGGCACAGCTTTCATCACCGGAAAGACCATAAAACGCTTCGACCTGCTCACCCAGCGGGCCGGTCACGTTCAGCCTGACGATCTTCCCCTCCGTCGCCGCCACCATCGCTTCAACCGTTCCTTCGCCGCCATCCGCAACCGGCAGCTTCACGTATTGCGCGTCAGGAAAAATTTCACGAAAGCCCGCCTCTATCTCCGTGGCGACCTGTAAGGCGGATAAACTCTCTTTATATGAATCCGGTGCGATAACTATTTTCATAGGTTGTCCGAGCGCTGTTGAGCTGGTCGAAAAAGACAATCCATCGGCGCGGCCAGACGCCGAATGGCTGTATTACCGTGAGACTTCAACCCTGGCTAACTTCTCATAATAGCAGGCCAGTGCGCTGTGGTCGGCAGTGCCCAGACCATCGGCTTTTAACGCCTGCATCATCTCCATTACCGCGGCGGTCAGCGGCAGCTGCGCGCCGACGCCGTGGGAAGTATCCAGCGCATTGGCGAGGTCTTTGATATGCAAATCGATACGAAAACCCGGCTTGAAGTTACGATCCATCACCATTGGCGCTTTGGCATCCAGCACCGTGCTGCCTGCCAGTCCACCGCGAATCGCCTGATACACCAGATCCGGATTAACTCCGGCTTTAGTAGCCAGCGTCAGCGCCTCGGACATCGCGGCAATATTCAGCGCCACAATCACCTGATTCGCCAGCTTGGTCACATTGCCGGCACCAATTTCACCGGTATGCACCACCGAACCGGCCATCGCTTTCATGATGTCATAGCATTGATCAAACAACGCTTTATCACCGCCGACCATTACCGACAGCGTGCCGTCGATCGCTTTAGGTTCACCGCCGCTGACCGGCGCATCCAGCAGGCGAATATTTTTCTTCGCCAGCTCATCATGAATTTCACGGCTGGCAAGCGGCGCGATAGAGCTCATATCGATCACTACTGTGCCCGGCTTCGCACCGTCAATAATGCCATCTTCACCCAGCGCCGCCTGCTTAACCTGCGGCGAATTTGGCAGCATGGTAATGATCACTTCACACTGTTCCGCTACCGCTTTTGCGCTTTTCGCCACGGTGGCACCGGCATCGACCAGTTCAGCCTCATTTTCGACATTGTGATCGCGCACCACCACGCTGTAACCCGCCTTCAGCAGGTTTTTACTCATTGGCTTACCCATGATGCCAAGACCAATAAATCCAATTTTCATTGCTGCGTCTCCCCTGATTATTCAGTTATTTTTTAAAACGGTCGCACAACGCCTGAGTGGCGGCACGAAATACGCCTAAATCACTGCCTACCGCCACGAAACCGGCACCCCACTCGAGGTAACGACGGGCATCAGTCTCCACCGGTGCCAGAATGCCACTCGGCTTGCCGGCGGCTTTGGCGCGGTCAAAAATATACTTAATGACTTTTACCACTTCAGGATGTGCCGGCTGGCCGAGATAACCGAGCGCCGCAGAGAGATCGCCCGGGCCGACGAAAATGCCATCAACCCCGTCAACCGCAGCAATGGCATCAATGTTATCCACCGCCTGCTGAGTTTCGATCTGCACCAGCACGCTGATGTTGTCATTAATCGTCAGGTTGTAATCTGCCTGGCTGCCATACATATTGCTACGGTGCGAAACCGAAACGCCACGAATGCCCGCCGGTGGATAACGCGTAGAAGCGACCGCCCGCCGCGCTTCCTCTTCCGTTTCAACGAACGGAATCAGCAGGTTATAAAAACCGATATCCAGCAGGCGTTTAATAATCACCGGCTCATTGCACGGCGGACGCACAACTGGCGCGCTCGGGCTGCCTTTCAGCGCCATCAGCTGTGGGACAAAAGTGGTGATGTCGTTGGGTGCGTGCTCACCGTCCAGCAATAACCAGTCAAATCCGGCTAATCCCAACACTTCGGTGGTAATTGGATTCGCCAGCCCACACCAGCTGCCGATCAAGGTTTCACCGCTCAGCAGGCGCTGACGAAAACGGTTGGGATAATGTGTCTCGCTCATAATCACTCCTGTAAATTTGGCCGCACGGCATCGGCACGGCCATAAGGTTTAGCGCACCAGACAAGGACGTTTATTATCAAAGCGCCAGTCAGGCACCAGGAACTGCATCGCCTGCGCATCATCGCGTGCGCCAAGACCATGTTTTAGATACAGCGCATGGGCATTCATCACCTGATCCATATCCAGCTCGACGCCCAGCCCCGGCTGTTGCGGTACCTGCACCATGCCGCCCTTGATTTGCAGAGGTTGTCTGGTCAGGCGCTGATTGCCCTCCTGCCAAATCCAGTGGGTATCAATGGCGGTAATAGTGCCCGGCGCGGCGGCGGCAACATGGGTAAACATCGCCAGCGAAATATCGAAATGGTTATTTGAGTGAGAACCCCAGGTCAGGCCGAAGTCGTGGCACATTTGCGCAACGCGAACCGAACCTTGCATGGTCCAGAAATGCGGATCGGCCAGCGGAATATCCACCGACTGTAAAGAGAGCGTATGCCCCATCTGCCGCCAGTCGGTGGCAATCATATTGGTGGCCGTCGGCAAACCGGTGGCGCGACGGAACTCCGCCATCACTTCACGCCCGGAATACCCCTGTTCAGCCCCGCAAGGATCTTCAGCATAGGCCAGTACCCCACGTAACTGCTTCCCTAATTCAATCGCTTCATTCAGCGACCATGCACCATTCGGATCGAGGGTAATCCGTGCCTGCGGAAAGCGTTTTGCCAGCGCGGTGACCGCTTCGGCTTCTTCACTGCCTGCCAGCACCCCACCCTTTAATTTAAAGTCATTAAAGCCGTATTTTTCATATGCCGCTTCGGCCAGCCGCACCACGCTGTCTGGCGTCAGGGCCTCTTCGTGGCGCAGACGATACCAGTCGCACTGCTCGTCGCTCTGGCTCTGATATGGCAGTGAGGTTTTACGGCGGTCGCCAACGTAAAACAGATAGCCCAGCATCTCTACGCGATCGCGCTGCTGACCATCGCCTAATAAGCTGGCGACATTGACGCCCAGGTGCTGGCCCAACAGATCGAGCAGCGCCGCTTCAATACCGGTCACCACATGTATGGTGGTGCGCAAATCGAAAGTCTGGTTACCGCGTCCGCTGGCATCGCGATCGGCAAAGGTGTTGCGCACTTCGCTCAGCAGGTTTTTGTACTCACCAATACCTTTACCGGTCAGCAGGGCTTCCGACTCAACCAAAGTCTGGCGAATTTTCTCGCCACCGGGAATTTCACCGACGCCGGTATGTCCGGCATTATCTTTTATAATCACAATGTTACGGGTAAAGAATGGCGCATGCGCACCACTCAGATTCAGCAGCATACTGTCGTAACCGGCCACCGGAATGACCTGAAGTGATTTAATTAATGGTGTCGCACTCTGTTGATTCATAACGGTTATCCTTTTATTCAGATAGCGGTTCAGCGGCCAAATGCCGGACGCTTACGATCAAATTTCCAGTCGGGAACCAGATACTGCATCGCCGCAGCATCGTTGCGTGAGCCACCCGGTAGCTGCTTATACAGCGCGTGTGCCTGTTCGACCCGCTGCCAGTCCAGTTCAATTCCCAGCCCCGGCTTATCCGGCACCGCAATCTTGCCATTGCGAATTTGCAGCGGCTGTTTGGTGAGCCGTTGGTCGCCTTCCTGCCAGATCCAGTGAGTATCAATTGCGGTCGGCTTGCCCGGCGCAGCGGCACCGACATGGGTAAACATCGCCAGCGAAATATCGAAATGATTATTGGAGTGACAGCCCCAGGTCAGGCCCCACTCATCGCACAGCTGCGCCACGCGCACCGCGCCGCTCAGCGTCCAGAAGTGCGGATCAGCCAGTGGAATATCCACCGCATTCAGCATTAGCGCGTGATTCATCTCACGCCAGTTGGTAGCGATCATATTGGTCGCTACCGGCAAGCCGGTGGCGCGCCGAAACTCCGCCATCACTTCGCGCCCGGAATAGCCCTGCTCAGCCCCGCAGGGATCTTCGGCATAGGTCAGGACATCCTGCATCCCTTTGCACAGGGCAATCGCCTCGTCCAGTAGCCAGGCACCGTTGGGGTCGACGGTAATACGCGCGTCAGGAAAGCGCTTTTTCAGCGCTTTAGCCGCATCGATTTCCTGTTCACCACGCAGTACGCCGCCTTTCAACTTGAAATCTTTGAAGCCATATTTGTCCTGCGCCGCCTCGGCCAGCCGCACAATCGCCGCGCTGTCCATTGCTTGCTGGTGGCGCAGGTGATACCAGTCGTGACTGGCGCTTTCCCCGCGCAGGTAAGGCAGATCGGTTTTTTCCCGGTCACCGATATAGAACAGATAGCCCAGCACCGTCACTTCATCGCGCTGCTGGCCCGGCCCCATTAGCTCGGCTACCGGTACATTCAGGCACTGACCAAGCAGATCCAACAGGGCTGCTTCCAGCGCCGCCACCGCATTCACCCGCAGTTCGAAAGTCCAGGCACCTTTTCCAAAGGTATCGAAATCAGCTGACTGATTCCCCTGATGCACCTGCTGCACCAGCCGGTTCATCCGCGCCACTTCGTGTCCTTTAACCCGATCGATAGCATCGACCAGCGTCTGATAAATCACTTCGCCGCCCGGCGCTTCACCGACGCCGGTATGACCGGCACTGTCGGTCAGCACCACAATATTGCGGGTGAAGAAGGCGCCGTGTGCGCCACCGATATTCAGCAGCATGCTGTCATAACCGGCGACCGGGATAACTTTCATATCAGTGATCACCGGCGTGCTTTGCGTGCTCATGCAGACTCCTTAAGCTTTCACTCTCAGTTCGATACGTTTGATATCACCGACCAGTACCAGATAGCTGAGTACCGCCACAAAAGCGTGGATACCGACATAAATCAGCGCCCCGTTATAAGAACCGGTAGTGGCAATGATGTAACCGATGGCAATCGGCGTGATGATGCCGGAGGCGTTACCAAACATATTGAACAATCCGCCACTCAGACCACTGATCTCCTTCGGTGCGGTATCAGCCATTACCGCCCAGCCCAGCGCACCGATGCCTTTACCGAAGAACGCGGTCGCCATAAAGAACACCACCATCCACTCGGTATCGACGTAGTTACAGATAACCATCGAAATCGACAGCAA contains the following coding sequences:
- the garL gene encoding 2-dehydro-3-deoxyglucarate aldolase, giving the protein MSETHYPNRFRQRLLSGETLIGSWCGLANPITTEVLGLAGFDWLLLDGEHAPNDITTFVPQLMALKGSPSAPVVRPPCNEPVIIKRLLDIGFYNLLIPFVETEEEARRAVASTRYPPAGIRGVSVSHRSNMYGSQADYNLTINDNISVLVQIETQQAVDNIDAIAAVDGVDGIFVGPGDLSAALGYLGQPAHPEVVKVIKYIFDRAKAAGKPSGILAPVETDARRYLEWGAGFVAVGSDLGVFRAATQALCDRFKK
- a CDS encoding glycerate kinase; the protein is MKIVIAPDSYKESLSALQVATEIEAGFREIFPDAQYVKLPVADGGEGTVEAMVAATEGKIVRLNVTGPLGEQVEAFYGLSGDESCAFIEMAAASGLELVPAAQRDPLITTSWGTGELIRNALDNGVQHFIIGIGGSATNDGGAGMVQALGARLLDKQGQQIGYGGGELTQLDSIDISQLDKRIRDCRFEVACDVTNPLTGDEGASAVFGPQKGATPQLVAQLDRALEHYAKIIQRDLDIDVLHVPGGGAAGGMGAALQAFCHAELRRGIEIVTEALGLDALVQDATLVITGEGRIDSQTIHGKVPIGVAKVAKRYNKPVIGIAGSLTEDVGIVHQHGLDAVFSVIYSICTLEEALDNAAENVRMTARNIAASIAIGRATGN
- the gudD gene encoding glucarate dehydratase — protein: MNQQSATPLIKSLQVIPVAGYDSMLLNLSGAHAPFFTRNIVIIKDNAGHTGVGEIPGGEKIRQTLVESEALLTGKGIGEYKNLLSEVRNTFADRDASGRGNQTFDLRTTIHVVTGIEAALLDLLGQHLGVNVASLLGDGQQRDRVEMLGYLFYVGDRRKTSLPYQSQSDEQCDWYRLRHEEALTPDSVVRLAEAAYEKYGFNDFKLKGGVLAGSEEAEAVTALAKRFPQARITLDPNGAWSLNEAIELGKQLRGVLAYAEDPCGAEQGYSGREVMAEFRRATGLPTATNMIATDWRQMGHTLSLQSVDIPLADPHFWTMQGSVRVAQMCHDFGLTWGSHSNNHFDISLAMFTHVAAAAPGTITAIDTHWIWQEGNQRLTRQPLQIKGGMVQVPQQPGLGVELDMDQVMNAHALYLKHGLGARDDAQAMQFLVPDWRFDNKRPCLVR
- the barA gene encoding two-component sensor histidine kinase BarA, translating into MTKYSLRARMMILILAPTLMIGLLLSTFFVVHRYNELQRQLVDAGANIIEPLAVASEYGMTFHSRESVRQLVSLLHRRHSDIVRAITVFNDKNQLFVTSNYQLNPDLLRIPDNQQLPTSISIERRGNAMILRTPIVSESYYPDESPGHDAKPTGNPLGYVAIELDLQSVRLQQYKEVFISTLLLLFCLCIAMLFAYRLMRDVTGPIRNMVSTVDRIRRGQLDSRVEGYMLGELDVLKNGINSMAMSLTAYHEEMQQNIDQATSDLRETLEQMEIQNVELDLAKKRAQEAARIKSEFLANMSHELRTPLNGVIGFTRQTLKTPLNVTQRDYMHTIERSANNLLSIINDVLDFSKLEAGKLVLETIPFPLRATLDETVVLLAQAAHEKGLELTINIQGDVPDNVIGDPLRLQQIVTNLLGNAIKFTERGNIDIRIEKRSQGNNKIELEVQVHDTGIGISEKQQSQLFQAFRQADASISRRHGGTGLGLVITQKLVNEMGGDISFHSRLNHGSTFWFHVNLELNPNAASDPRALDCLQGKRMAYVEANPAAAQATLDILSATPMCVSYSTSINGLSESHYDVLLMGIPVMQSQNTEISDELLDSLLERTDCLILALPCQMQIYAEELKARGVDGCMIKPVSMTRLIPLFLDLLARKLYDLPVRSRLPLTVMAVDDNPANLKLIGALLEEQVDHIVLCDSGEKSIKQARAQKLDIILMDIQMPEIDGIRASEIIRELPQHVNTPIVAVTAHAIDGERERLIKAGMNDYLAKPIDEVKLSHLLARYSPGVQRDMPLLPQVSPSLDWQLALRQAANKTDLARDLLQMLVDFLPEVREKVEQNLRDNNTIGLRDMIHKLHGSASYSGVPRLKQLCQQLEHHLRLDADLITIEPELLELLDEMENVVGLAKEVLSRLLPQA
- a CDS encoding enolase C-terminal domain-like protein → MSTQSTPVITDMKVIPVAGYDSMLLNIGGAHGAFFTRNIVVLTDSAGHTGVGEAPGGEVIYQTLVDAIDRVKGHEVARMNRLVQQVHQGNQSADFDTFGKGAWTFELRVNAVAALEAALLDLLGQCLNVPVAELMGPGQQRDEVTVLGYLFYIGDREKTDLPYLRGESASHDWYHLRHQQAMDSAAIVRLAEAAQDKYGFKDFKLKGGVLRGEQEIDAAKALKKRFPDARITVDPNGAWLLDEAIALCKGMQDVLTYAEDPCGAEQGYSGREVMAEFRRATGLPVATNMIATNWREMNHALMLNAVDIPLADPHFWTLSGAVRVAQLCDEWGLTWGCHSNNHFDISLAMFTHVGAAAPGKPTAIDTHWIWQEGDQRLTKQPLQIRNGKIAVPDKPGLGIELDWQRVEQAHALYKQLPGGSRNDAAAMQYLVPDWKFDRKRPAFGR
- the garR gene encoding 2-hydroxy-3-oxopropionate reductase — protein: MKIGFIGLGIMGKPMSKNLLKAGYSVVVRDHNVENEAELVDAGATVAKSAKAVAEQCEVIITMLPNSPQVKQAALGEDGIIDGAKPGTVVIDMSSIAPLASREIHDELAKKNIRLLDAPVSGGEPKAIDGTLSVMVGGDKALFDQCYDIMKAMAGSVVHTGEIGAGNVTKLANQVIVALNIAAMSEALTLATKAGVNPDLVYQAIRGGLAGSTVLDAKAPMVMDRNFKPGFRIDLHIKDLANALDTSHGVGAQLPLTAAVMEMMQALKADGLGTADHSALACYYEKLARVEVSR